The genomic stretch CCGCTCGGCCACCTACCCACACTGGAGCCGACGACCCGAATTGAACGGGTGACCAGTTGATTACAAATCAACCGCTCTACCAGCTGAGCTACGTCGGCCTGCATCGCAGTTAGTATAGGTGCAAAGCCGCGTCTGTCAAGCTGCAGAGCGGGGCAGACCTATGAGAGCGCTTTTCCCAGCTTCCGCTTTGCTCTGGCGAGCGCATTCGAAACGGACGCCTTCGACAGGCTCAATCCTGCAGCGATGACCTCGAGAGTCTCGCCCCGGAGATGTCTCTCGAAACACGCGCGTTCGCAATCACTGAGCGTGGCAGCGAGCGCAATCATGTCAGGGACTCCTGCCTGTGCAGGGTCGCCGAGGGAACTCCCCCATCCATCGAGAGTGTCCGACAGCTCGACGTGAGAGCCGGCAGCTCGACGTGCCATGTCGATGAGTCTGTGCGATGCGACAGTGGCAATGTATCCGTCGAGACCGCCCCGCTGGACATCATAGGTACGAATGGCGCGTAGAAAGCCCAAGACAGCCTCGGCGAGACAATCGTCTCGTTCGTCTCGTTCGGTGCAGTACTTGCGGGCAACAAACTTGAGGAGAGGCATGTATAGGCCCAGCAGCTCCTCAAATGCCATATTGTCGCCCGCCAGAAAGCGCTGCCTCAGCGATTCGACGTTTTCCGATGAGCGACCGCTTCTAGGACTCGATGGCACGGAAGAGCACAACCGCGAGTGCCGTAGAGACGTTCAGCGAATCGATGCCCGGCCTCATCGGAATCGTGATGAAGAAGTCCGCATTCTTCCGTGTGAGTTCGCGCATGCCGGCGCCCTCGCTGCCGACAATAAACGCAGACGGACACGCGTACTTCTCCTTCCGGTAGTCATGACCATCTGCCGCCTCCAGCCCGTACAGCCAATAGCCGTCCTTCTTGAGTCGTTCCATGGCATATGCCAGATTCGCTACGACGGCAATTGGAAGTCCGAATACCGTCCCGGCCGAGGCAGATACCGCCGCTGGCGAAAACGGACTTGTCCGGTCCTTTGTGACGATGAGGCCCCCGGCTCTTGACGCAGCAACCACACGGATAATCGCTCCCAGATTGTGCGGATCGGTGACCTGGTCCACGAGGACGACTGAACGGCGAGCGGGCTCAGGAGACATCGCCCCCATGAGAGCGTTCATGTCCAGTAGCCGCACTCGCGCGCACTGAGCCGCGATACCCTGATGAGGGACATCACCGAGGCTCTTCTGGAACCACGATCCGACCTTGTACTCCATCGGCACCTTCAGCCGCGAAGCCACATCCTTGATCATCCGGATACGGTCGTCTTTCTCCGAACCAGCTTCAAAGATGACTTTCTCGACCGGATGCTCAGCGGACAGCGCACCCAGGACCGAGTTCTTACCATAGATAAGCATACCTGCTGGTCTCGTTCTTTGAATGTTAGCCACGGATGCGATACCTCACGCCGTCAACGCCGTCCTCCAGAGCGATACCAACACTCCTGAGGCGCTCCCTGATCTGGTCAGCCATGTCGTACTGTCCTGCCTCACGAGCGATCCGACGCTTCATGGCAATCGCGTCGAGAAGATCGCTCGCAGAGTCGTGATCATCAACAGCAGCTCCAACCTCCACGGCAACGGCCATGAGCGCCTGCTGCTTGCCGACCAGAAGACTGGATTTGTGTTCCATGTAGTCACTCGTCTGGTCAAGCCCAAACACCCAGAGCGCGGACCGGAAGGCTTCGAGCGCACGAGAAGCCTCTGATCCACCGAGCAGCCGCTCCGAAGCCGTGCGGCGCACTCGAGTCATGAATTCGTAGACGGCAGCGAGTGCACGGGACGCATTGAGATTGTCTGCCAGAGAAGCGTCGAACTCGCCGAGAAAACCAGAACATATGCTCTCAAACTCCACATTGACGCCGTCATCGGACGCCTGAGTCAATCCTTGCAGAAACGCCTCGAACTCTGCCATGCGCTCATAGTTCGTGAATGCCTGCCCGAACCCCAAAATGTTGAACTTCAGAGGTTTCTCGTAGGACGTCTGCAGAAGATAGAGCCGGACAACCTGCCCTGGATACTGCTCCAGCAGTTCGCGCACGGTCATGACATTGCCGAGTGACTTCGACATCTTGTCGCCGCCCATGTTGACCATGCCGGAGTGCATCCAGTATCGAACAAACTGCTGTCCGTCCAAAGCTGCCTCGCTTTGCGCTATCTCATTTTCGTGGTGAGGGAAGATGAGGTCCTCGCCTCCCCCGTGAATGTCGAACCCTGCCCCGAGATGCCTCAGACTCATCGCCGAACACTCGATATGCCATCCCGGACGACCCTTTCCCCAGGGACTGTCCCATGAGATCTCGCCGGGTTTTGCGAACTTCCACAGAGCGAAATCCAGCGGGTCCTCCTTCGCTTCGTTCACCTCTACCCGTGCCCCGCTGCGCATCTCGTCGACGGAACGGCCCGAAAGACGGCCGTAACGACCAAACTTGCGAACAGCAAAGTAGACTCCGTCTGATGAGACATAGGCATAACCATTTTCGATGATGTGACCAATGAGGTCGATAATGTCCTGGATGCTTTCCGATACCCTTGGCGTGATGTCCGGAGGAAGAACATTCAGTGCCGCCATATCCTCAAGATATTCGCCGATGAAGCGAGCAGAGAGATCGAGGGCCGCAACCCCCTG from Coprothermobacter sp. encodes the following:
- a CDS encoding cysteine--tRNA ligase, coding for MRIHDTLTRKTVELVPREPGKITMYICGVTPYASAHIGHARTAAVYDLLKRYLLRAGYAVTHVSNYTDIDDKIIRRAQEQGVAALDLSARFIGEYLEDMAALNVLPPDITPRVSESIQDIIDLIGHIIENGYAYVSSDGVYFAVRKFGRYGRLSGRSVDEMRSGARVEVNEAKEDPLDFALWKFAKPGEISWDSPWGKGRPGWHIECSAMSLRHLGAGFDIHGGGEDLIFPHHENEIAQSEAALDGQQFVRYWMHSGMVNMGGDKMSKSLGNVMTVRELLEQYPGQVVRLYLLQTSYEKPLKFNILGFGQAFTNYERMAEFEAFLQGLTQASDDGVNVEFESICSGFLGEFDASLADNLNASRALAAVYEFMTRVRRTASERLLGGSEASRALEAFRSALWVFGLDQTSDYMEHKSSLLVGKQQALMAVAVEVGAAVDDHDSASDLLDAIAMKRRIAREAGQYDMADQIRERLRSVGIALEDGVDGVRYRIRG
- a CDS encoding 23S rRNA (guanosine(2251)-2'-O)-methyltransferase RlmB, which produces MLIYGKNSVLGALSAEHPVEKVIFEAGSEKDDRIRMIKDVASRLKVPMEYKVGSWFQKSLGDVPHQGIAAQCARVRLLDMNALMGAMSPEPARRSVVLVDQVTDPHNLGAIIRVVAASRAGGLIVTKDRTSPFSPAAVSASAGTVFGLPIAVVANLAYAMERLKKDGYWLYGLEAADGHDYRKEKYACPSAFIVGSEGAGMRELTRKNADFFITIPMRPGIDSLNVSTALAVVLFRAIES